A genomic region of Panulirus ornatus isolate Po-2019 chromosome 24, ASM3632096v1, whole genome shotgun sequence contains the following coding sequences:
- the LOC139757098 gene encoding dynein regulatory complex subunit 4-like isoform X1 codes for MVNFLFLLHLWHSFEIIYNPPKKKGEKSKGKRGSKKTGSGRAQTLIDGIPINTMTKEQLEGHVTRLRNELEREREERNYVQSELERVQRLWQVAAENLDNLRAELRHKDVEIGEAEEKHQQEISVYQQKMKHLMFTQENTLTQLQVDSEQALLNLHQDSLAEENLVVQEREDLRAQLRETECNYLAIIANMKIVHSKALDSLRQEFEAESAAMEAKSIKRIKALQNQLDLKRKTELVAQEEKKNAFLATIISNHEKTFEEMKKYYTDITATNLKLITELKVVAFHVVVS; via the exons ATGGtgaactttctttttcttcttcaccttTGGCATTCATTTGAGATCATTTATAAC CCTccaaaaaagaaaggagaaaaatctAAAGGAAAGCGTGGGTCTAAGAAAACAGGCAGTGGGCGTGCACAAACTCTCATAGATGGCATCCCAATTAATACCATGACCAAAGAGCAGCTTGAGGGTCATGTTACTAG GCTTCGCAATGAATTAGAACGAGAAAGGGAAGAGCGGAACTATGtccagagtgaattagaacgtgTCCAGAGACTGTGGCAAGTTGCTGCAGAAAATTTGGATAATTTGCGTGCAGAACTTAG acacaaggATGTAGAGATTGGTGAGGCAGAGGAGAAGCACCAACAAGAGATAAGTGTTTATCAACAGAAAATGAAGCACCTCATGTTCACCCAGGAAAACACACTTACACAGTTGCAG GTGGATAGTGAACAGGCATTACTGAATCTACATCAAGACTCTCTTGCTGAAGAAAATCTTGTGGTTCAGGAGAGAGAAGATCTGCGAGCACAGCTGAGGGAAACTGAGTGTAACTACTTAGCCATCATTGCAAACATGAAAATA GTTCACAGCAAGGCTTTAGACTCACTGCGTCAGGAGTTTGAGGCAGAGTCTGCTGCAATGGAAGCAAAATCCATTAAGAGAATCAAAGCACTACAAAATCAGCTTGATCTGAAGCGTAAAACAGAACTCGTcgcacaagaagaaaaaaagaatgcatttTTGGCTACAATTATATCCAACCATGAGAAGACTtttgaagaaatgaagaaatactATACAGATATTACAGCAACCAATCTTAAACTCATCACAGAACTAAAGGTAGTAGCCTTCCATGTTGTGGTAAGTTAA
- the LOC139757098 gene encoding dynein regulatory complex subunit 4-like isoform X3, which translates to MPPKKKGEKSKGKRGSKKTGSGRAQTLIDGIPINTMTKEQLEGHVTRLRNELEREREERNYVQSELERVQRLWQVAAENLDNLRAELRHKDVEIGEAEEKHQQEISVYQQKMKHLMFTQENTLTQLQVDSEQALLNLHQDSLAEENLVVQEREDLRAQLRETECNYLAIIANMKIVHSKALDSLRQEFEAESAAMEAKSIKRIKALQNQLDLKRKTELVAQEEKKNAFLATIISNHEKTFEEMKKYYTDITATNLKLITELKVVAFHVVVS; encoded by the exons ATG CCTccaaaaaagaaaggagaaaaatctAAAGGAAAGCGTGGGTCTAAGAAAACAGGCAGTGGGCGTGCACAAACTCTCATAGATGGCATCCCAATTAATACCATGACCAAAGAGCAGCTTGAGGGTCATGTTACTAG GCTTCGCAATGAATTAGAACGAGAAAGGGAAGAGCGGAACTATGtccagagtgaattagaacgtgTCCAGAGACTGTGGCAAGTTGCTGCAGAAAATTTGGATAATTTGCGTGCAGAACTTAG acacaaggATGTAGAGATTGGTGAGGCAGAGGAGAAGCACCAACAAGAGATAAGTGTTTATCAACAGAAAATGAAGCACCTCATGTTCACCCAGGAAAACACACTTACACAGTTGCAG GTGGATAGTGAACAGGCATTACTGAATCTACATCAAGACTCTCTTGCTGAAGAAAATCTTGTGGTTCAGGAGAGAGAAGATCTGCGAGCACAGCTGAGGGAAACTGAGTGTAACTACTTAGCCATCATTGCAAACATGAAAATA GTTCACAGCAAGGCTTTAGACTCACTGCGTCAGGAGTTTGAGGCAGAGTCTGCTGCAATGGAAGCAAAATCCATTAAGAGAATCAAAGCACTACAAAATCAGCTTGATCTGAAGCGTAAAACAGAACTCGTcgcacaagaagaaaaaaagaatgcatttTTGGCTACAATTATATCCAACCATGAGAAGACTtttgaagaaatgaagaaatactATACAGATATTACAGCAACCAATCTTAAACTCATCACAGAACTAAAGGTAGTAGCCTTCCATGTTGTGGTAAGTTAA
- the LOC139757098 gene encoding dynein regulatory complex subunit 4-like isoform X2, which yields MPEKLDDLDGPPKKKGEKSKGKRGSKKTGSGRAQTLIDGIPINTMTKEQLEGHVTRLRNELEREREERNYVQSELERVQRLWQVAAENLDNLRAELRHKDVEIGEAEEKHQQEISVYQQKMKHLMFTQENTLTQLQVDSEQALLNLHQDSLAEENLVVQEREDLRAQLRETECNYLAIIANMKIVHSKALDSLRQEFEAESAAMEAKSIKRIKALQNQLDLKRKTELVAQEEKKNAFLATIISNHEKTFEEMKKYYTDITATNLKLITELKVVAFHVVVS from the exons CCTccaaaaaagaaaggagaaaaatctAAAGGAAAGCGTGGGTCTAAGAAAACAGGCAGTGGGCGTGCACAAACTCTCATAGATGGCATCCCAATTAATACCATGACCAAAGAGCAGCTTGAGGGTCATGTTACTAG GCTTCGCAATGAATTAGAACGAGAAAGGGAAGAGCGGAACTATGtccagagtgaattagaacgtgTCCAGAGACTGTGGCAAGTTGCTGCAGAAAATTTGGATAATTTGCGTGCAGAACTTAG acacaaggATGTAGAGATTGGTGAGGCAGAGGAGAAGCACCAACAAGAGATAAGTGTTTATCAACAGAAAATGAAGCACCTCATGTTCACCCAGGAAAACACACTTACACAGTTGCAG GTGGATAGTGAACAGGCATTACTGAATCTACATCAAGACTCTCTTGCTGAAGAAAATCTTGTGGTTCAGGAGAGAGAAGATCTGCGAGCACAGCTGAGGGAAACTGAGTGTAACTACTTAGCCATCATTGCAAACATGAAAATA GTTCACAGCAAGGCTTTAGACTCACTGCGTCAGGAGTTTGAGGCAGAGTCTGCTGCAATGGAAGCAAAATCCATTAAGAGAATCAAAGCACTACAAAATCAGCTTGATCTGAAGCGTAAAACAGAACTCGTcgcacaagaagaaaaaaagaatgcatttTTGGCTACAATTATATCCAACCATGAGAAGACTtttgaagaaatgaagaaatactATACAGATATTACAGCAACCAATCTTAAACTCATCACAGAACTAAAGGTAGTAGCCTTCCATGTTGTGGTAAGTTAA